In the genome of Monodelphis domestica isolate mMonDom1 chromosome 2, mMonDom1.pri, whole genome shotgun sequence, one region contains:
- the LOC103104371 gene encoding zinc finger protein with KRAB and SCAN domains 1-like: MKEMTAELSHSGEETQKQRCIGDGACDSTWRENLDVHQKIHTGGKPYECNQCGKTFAKRATLTVHQRIHTGEKPYECNLCGKAFTYESRLTVHKRIHTGEKPFECNQCGKAFIGRNKLTIHQRIHTGEKSYDCYRLSKAHTQKSTLISPQALPNQ, encoded by the coding sequence ATGAAAGAGATGACTGCAGAGTTAAGCCATTCTGGGGAAGAAACTCAGAAGCAAAGATGCATTGGTGATGGTGCCTGTGATTCCACTTGGAGAGAAAACTTGGAtgtacatcagaaaatccacactggaggGAAACCTTacgaatgtaatcaatgtggtaAAACATTTGCAAAGAGGGCCACTCTCAccgtacatcagagaatccacactggagagaaaccttatgaatgtaatctctgtggaaaggcttttacataCGAGTCTCGTCTTACTGTACataagagaatccacactggagagaaaccttttgaatgtaatcagtgtggaaaagcttttatAGGGAGGAACAAGCTtactatacatcagagaatccacactggagagaaatcttatgaCTGTTACCGGCTTAGTAAAGCCCACACTCAAAAGTCAACCCTTATTTCCCCTCAGGCACTGCCAAATCAGTAA